GGCTTATCCACCCGTGATACGGAGAAATTGGCGCTCTCGCAGTGCCCCCCTTCTTCTCGTAGGCAGCACCCTCAAAGAGGCTGCTGTGTGTTGGTGGCTTTGGCGGTGGGGGTCCACCCGGTCCCTTCTCGAACCCGGTCGTTAAGCCCACCCGCGCCGATGGTACTTGGAGCGTAGGCTCCTGGGAGAGTAGGTCGTCGCCAACACTCACCAGCCTCTTTGCTTGCCCCCACCCCCTTTCGTTCAATCTGTAATCCAACCTCACCGGTTTCGTACAGCGCCCATTAATCGACGGTTATACCCGTTCCGGATGGTGTATACTCTGTTTGGGAACGCGATTGCGGCTCGATCGTTGAACGACAGCCGTGACGGCTAAATATGGGTTGGATAGCAGCGAACGGGAGGTGACGTGTGGCGCGACGGATCACTCTAGGGGTGCTGCTGGCTGTGGGAGTTCTGCTTCTGGCCGGGTGTCGTGCCAGGCTCGACACGGTGGAGCTGACCTCTACGCCGACCCAGGCGCCCACGTCCGTGGCAGCACAGCCTACGACGACTGCCACCACCCCGGCGTCCCCAACTGCACTCGCCACTGAAGCTGCCGACACCGCTACACCGACCGCGCTCCCTCCAACCGAGACGCCGACTTCCCTGCCACCCACTGCCACCGCAACCGGCACGCCGACGCCCGAACCAACGGAAGTCGCGGCGCTGCCGACGTACACGCCCTACCCCACCTATACGCCGTTCCCAACTTATACACAGCCGCCGACTGCGACCTTTACCGCAACGTCGACGTTCACTGCTACCCCGACGAACACGCTCTATCCGACCTATACGCCCTACCCGACCTACACCCAGCCCGCCACGCTGACGCCGAGCGCAACGCGGCCCCTGTCCACGCCGATCGCGATCGTATCCTCGACGCCCAACGGCACGGCCACCGCGCAGATCGGCACATTGATCGCGGACGCCGTCAAGGGCACGTTGACCGCGCAGCCGACGAATACGGCCACGCCAACTTTGACGCCCACCGCGACGTTGACGCCGTCTGCGACCCGGCCCATGTCCACACCGATCGCAATTATTTCCTCGACGCCGACTCTCACGGCAAGCGCGACGCTAACGCCGTCCGCGACTTATACATCCAGTCCGTCGATTACGCCGACCGCAACGCGGCTCCCATCCACCCCGATCGTGATCATTTCTTCGACGCCGAACGGCACGGCCACGGCGCACTTTGGGACGCAGGTGGCGCAGGCCGTCGAGGGTACGCTCACGGCGCAGCCGACGAGGACTGCCGCGCCGAGCTTCACGCCCAGTGCGACCCTGACGCCGTCCGCAACCTACACGCACACGCCAACCTTCGTGCCTTCGGCAACCCATACACCCAGTCCGTCGATTACGCCGAGCGCAACGCGACTCCCATCCACCCCAATCGCGATCATTTCTTCGACGCCGAACGGCACGGCCACGGCACGTTTCGGGACGCAGGTGGCGCAGGCCGTCGAAGGTACGCTTACGGCGCAGCCGACGAGCACCGTTACTCCGTCTCTGACCGCTAGTGCGACGCTGATCCCGTCTGCTACTTATACGCGCACGCCGACCTTTGTGCCTTCGGCAACCTATACACCTAGCTCGACGATCACACCGTCTGCAACGCAGCCCACGGCCACCGCGATTGCCGTGGTGTCCGGCACGCCGAACGGCACGGCGACCGCGCAGATTGAGACGTTGATCGCGCAGGCGGTTGCAGGTACGCTGACCGCGCAGCCGACGGATACCCCGACGCCTACTTACACGCCGAGCGCGACGCTGACGCCCTACCCGACCTATACGCCCTATCCCACCTACACCATGCCGCCCACATTCGCCCCGACGGTTACGACGGCGATCATCGTCATCACGTCGACGCCAAACCCAGCGGCCACGGCGCAGTTCGGTACGGCGGTGGCCCAGTCGGTGGCTGGCACGCTGACCGCACAGCCGACTCAAACGCGGGTTCCGTCGCTGACGCCGACGCGTACGCCCACTGTCACCCCGACGCAGCAGGCGCTGGGTTTGCCTGCCCTGACCGATACACGCGTCCCGCCGTCCCCCACACGTACGGCCACACAGCAAGCGACCATGACGCTGGGCGCGCCGACCGGTGCCGTGACGCTTACGCCCGTCCCGACGCGCCTGTTTGTGCTGGAGGACTTCGGGCTGATCTTCGACTACCCGATCGGATGGGATATGCCGGAGCGCGCGACCGAGTATTCGGCGGTCGGCAGCCCGGACGGCGACGATCCTGACATGTTCATCGTGTTCATGCGCGGCGATCCGGAGGATCTCGGCCAGGCGGAGCTTTCGGGCAGCGCCAATCCCGACGAAGCGCTGCACAACTTGTTCTACGGCATCGACATCGAGGTGACGCAGACAGACCGCTACGACGTGCGTGCCTGGGAGGCCGCTGGCCAGAGCGAGGGCATCGGCGTGCACTGCATACTGTTCGAGTATGGCGACGAGTGGATCATCGTCGCCGGTGTTGCGCCCGTTGCGGACTTCGAGCAGTTCGAGGCGACGATCTTCACTCCGCTGGTGGCGTCGCTCACGATTCTCGAAAAGCCGGTGCTGCCAACGCCCACGCCGACCCTGACCGCGCTGCCGCTGAGTCCCACGCCGTCGGCGGCTGGCCCATCCCCGACCGTGCCCTCAACACCGGCGCGGCCCAGTCCCACTTATGTCGCGGCAGCCCCGTCGCCGACGTCGTCGATCCCCACGCCGCCGCCAACGCGCACTTCATCCACGCCGACGCAGCGCCCCAGCGTCACCTGGACGCCGCCCGTACTGACTCTTACGCCGAGCGGAACCGCGAATCTGCCCGCCACGGCGACGTCGATCATCCAGACGGCGACGGCGCAGGCCGCCGCGTCTATGCCGACGCTGAACGCGATGGCGTTGACGGGCACGCAGTTGGGCACCGAGCTGGCGATGCTGCCCTCGCCGACCTTCACCGTCACGCCAACATTCTTCGCATCGCAAGAACCGACCCGTACCCCCTCATTCACCCCGCTGGCCAGCCCGACGCGCACGCCTGACCTCGGCGCGACGGCCACGAGCTATGTGAGCCGCGTTACGGCGACGGCGGCGGCACAGGTCACGGGCATTGGACACTACATCAACGCGAGCCTCGGCGTTGAGTTCGACGTGCCGGAGGGCTGGCGCCAGCCGTACGCGTTCTCGGACAATGCGCTGACCATGATGGACGATGGCGCGGAGATTTACCTCTACCGGGGCACGGACGCCTACTTCGCCGCGCAGTGGGGCATCCCGCCGGATGAAGACGATCCGCTGGCGGCGGCGCAGGCCGTGGCCGACGAGATCGCCGGCACGGTCGAGCCATACGACGACCTGGACCTACCCGGCGCGCAGTTGATCGGGGAGCCGGGCGATCCGCGCGGCACGCTGATCTTCCTGGCGCTGGACGATGGCACGTGGCTGATCGTCTCGGCCAGCTTCCCCGAAGATGAGTTCGATGTGGCGCAGGCGGACGTACTCCAGCCGCTGCTGGACTCGCTGGCCGTCTCGGACTACCGCCCCGCGCCGCCCACGCTCACTCCGTCGCCAACCGCTTCGCCGACGCCGACGGTCTCCCCCACACCACAGCCCACCCGGACGCCCGTGCCCACCCTGACGCTGCTTGAGCTGGCGGACGGCACGCTAGCCCTGACCCCGATCGAGAATCCGCCTGCCGGGCTGCGTTACCTCGTGCCGGAGACCTGGATCCGCTTCTACCTTGAAGACGAAGAGGGCATACGGGGCGATGAACTTTACGCCGATCCTGAGGACCGTGACCGCGCCGAGCCGCTGTCGCCCACGCTGCGCGTCGTGCGGACCTGGGACACCGGCTTCGAGGCGGAAACGCCGGAAGACTATGTGCGGGATCTTGGAAACCTCAACGCAGCCATCGAGCCGTACGAGGGTTTGGATTATCCTGCGGTGTGGTTTTATGACCGGGTGCAGGATGGCGACAGCGCAGATATGCTGGGTATTGCCTACTTCCTTCAGCTTGGCGATGACGACTGGCTGACCGTCTTGCTGTCTGCGCCGGGCTACACGCAGGACGACGTGGATGCGCTGGACGAGGGCCTGATGCGCCCGATCCTGGAGTCGTTCGAGGTGGTGGACGTGCAGACCGCGCCGTATGCGACGTGGACTCCTGGCGCGGCGACGCTGGTGCCGACCGCTGCCGCCAGCCCTGGCACGCCGACTTTGACACCATCGCCCAGCGCCAGTTCTGCTCCCACGCTGACCCCGTCGCCCAGCACCCTGCCGCCGACACGCACGCCGATTCTGATGACTGTGTCGCCTGGCCCGACTCGCCCCGTCACCGTGATCCAGGTGGACCTGGCCCGCTTCGAGAGCGAGGCGCTCGGCCTGGCGTTCGACGCGCCAGTTGGGTGGACGCTGGACACACCCGACGAGGCGTTCAGCATCGTTTTGATGTATTCGAACGCGGAGGACGTGGAGACGGGCATCCCGACCGCGCCCGCCGTCAGCGTGCTGCGCGGTGACGGCGACACGTTGGACCTGCACGACAGCGACACGCCGATCGAGGCGCTGGCCCTGATCCTCGGCGTGGACGCGGACGACGTCGAGCCGTACGACGCGCTGGACTTCCCTGCGGCCCGTTACGAGATCGACTCGGAGGGCCTGCTGTCGCAGTTGACGATGATCCGGCTTGCGCCGGACGATTGGGTTCTGGTGGTGCTGGCCGCGACCGACGCCGACACCCTCGCGCTCATGGACGAAATCGTGGGCGTGCCGCTGCTGCGCTCGCTGACGCTGTACGAGCCGCCTCCCGCGACGGCGGAGGCTACCGAGGACACAGGCTGATCGCCGGATCTGACACGGTTGGTAAGCTTCCGCGCGACACATCGATCATTCCTCTCTTACACGGTACAATTCGGGGTTACCATGCACGGAAGACTCGCTGGCGCTCCGGCGGATCTTTTTGCGCCTCCACCCGTTTGCGCTATCGCCGTGCGGCCTGGGCGGATAGCTGCCTTATGTCAGGAGTAATCTGTGACTGCACCGTTGGATTTTCTCAGTAACCCGCCAGCCATTGTGACAGACGCCGCGTGCGATCTGCCCCCGGCATGGTTTGAACAGTACGACATTCACGTTGCGCCGCTCAAGATTCTGTTTGGTGAAGAAAGCTTCCGCAGCGGGGTCGATATCACGCACGCGGAATTCTATGAGCGGTTGGCGCGCAAAGACGTACATCCTACAACGACGCAGCCTACGGTCAACGATTTTGTCGAAATTTACACCCCCCTGCTGGAACGGCGCGTGCCGGTGCTGTCGATCCACATCAGCGAGGGGTTGAGCGGCACGGTCAACGTGGCGCGTTTGGCCGCCCAGCAGATGCCGCCCGGTGCGGTGACCGTCTGGGACAGCGGCACCCTGTCGTCGGCGCTGGGGCTTCACGTCATGATGGCGGCGCGGGCTGCGCGTGCGGGACAATCTGTCGAGGCTATTCTGCCGCTGCTCAAGCTGACGCACGAGCAGGTCGACCTGCTGTTCACGGTCGGGGATTTGTCGTACCTGCATCGCGGCGGGCGCATCGGCTCCGTGCGCTACCAGATTGGTCAGGTGCTGCATATCAAGCCGATCATTACCGTCAGCAAAGAGGGCGACACGGCGGGCACGTACGTCTCGAAAGGCCGCGCGCGCAGCATGAGCAAGGCGATTGACCAGTTCGTGGAGATTGTCGCCGGGGTTGTGGGCGAGGGCAATAAGCTGCGCGCTATTTCGTTGTATGGCGACGACGACACGCTGGCGACCCAGCTCAACGCCGCGCTGGCGCAGCGCTTCGACTGCGTGACGCTGGACAAGCTTCCGACTGCGCCGGTGCTCGGCGTGCACGTCGGGCCGGAAGCGCTCGGCCTCGGTTTTGCCGGAGGCGACTGGCCGTTTTAGCGGCGTGGTATGGACGCCCTGACCGGGCGGACGCGCAAAGCTCATAACACGCTCTTGTGTCGCGCGGACGCTGGCCGCCCGCCCGACTTGCTTTGCAAGCCTGGGAACGGATGATAAGATAAAGACACGAGGCATCACAGGTAGGAGGCCGCTTCAATGAGCATGGAACTTCCGGTGACCCCAGGCGCTGCCCCCGACGCTCCTGTCGAGGATCGGCTGGCGAGCCTGATTGAGAACCTCTCGTCCTACATCGAGTTCTATCACGGCGGATCGGTCAAGCTGATCCGGTTCGACGGCAAGGTCGCGCAGGTTGAGTTCGGCGGCGCGTGCGAGGGCTGCCCGCTCTCGCTGAACACCTTGCACGGCTGGATCGCCGGGACGATTCGCCAGTTCTTCCCCGACATCGTGATTGAGGAAGCTCCGGTCGTTTCCGGCGGTTAGACTGCTCGATTTTCGTGCCTGGCAAACGCTCTGCCACTGGCAGGGCGTTTTTTTTGGTTGGATGCCTGCGGTAAGGAGCGCCCCGCGCAATGAAAAACTGGCTTTTCTTCGGCCTGCTGGGAGTGATCTGGGGATCGTCGTTTTTGCTGATCAAGGTCGCGGTGGACGACCTGACGCCGCTGCCGCTGGTGACCATCCGCATCGGGCTGGCGGCGCTGTTCATGGCCGCGTTCCTGGCGCTGACGCACCGGCATTGGCCGCAGAACCGGCGCGAGCGTGCGGCGCTGATCTTCGTGGGTGTGATGAATACCGCCGTGCCGTTCTCTTTGATCACGTGGGGCGAAAAGGATATCGACAGCGGGCTGGCGACGGTGCTCAACGCCACGACGCCGCTGTTCACGCTGGTCATCGCCCACCTGGCGCTGGCCGACGAGCGCATCATACCGCAGAAGCTGCTTGGCCTGTTGGCCGGGTTCGGGGGGGTCGCCCTGCTCGCCAGCCGCAGCGCGGAATCGATCAGCCCCAACCCCGTCAGCGGGCAGGTCGCGGTGCTGGTCGCCTCGGCGAGTTACGCCATGTCGGCGGTGGTCATTCGCCGCTATTTGCGCGGCGTGGAGCCGATCACCATCGCGGGCGGATCGCTGATTGTCGGCGCGCTGGTGATGGTTGTCGTCACGCCGCTGGCGGTGCCCTTGCCGGATCTGGACAGCATTGGCACGCAGACGGTGCTGGCGGTGCTCACGCTGGCGCTGTTGAACACGGTGGTGGCCTACTTCCTGTTCTACCACCTGATCGACGTGTGGGGCGCGACGCGCACGACGCTGGTCACGTACGTGATGCCGCCCATCGGGCTGACGTTGGGCGCGATCTTCCTCGACGAGACGGTGGACTGGAAGATCGTCGCGGGTGCGGCGCTGATCCTGGCCGGGATCGTAGCCGCCAACTGGCACAAGCGCACGCCTGCGCCGCCGTCGCCTGTCGCGGCGCGGTCCGCTGGCACGGACTGAAGGGGCGGATCGCATGGCCGGAATCATCGTGGGACTGTTTGGCGCAGCGGCGACCTGGGGCGCGATCGCGGCGGTGCGCGAAGGCCGCCGTCACGGGGCGGCGCAAACGCTGATCGACCGGCTTCAGGAGGCGGACCCGGCCTGCACCTGTTTTTATGTCGGGGCGGGGCGCGCCTCGGTCGAGACGATCAACGGCGCGCGGTCCCGGCGGGAGCCGTTTGTCATCGCGCTCAGTCCGTCGCGCGTGGGGCTGTACCCGCTGAACCCCGATCTGCCGCCGCGCGTCGAGTTCGCCCCTGCCGAGCTGCGCTGGTTCGGGCGTCCGAAGAAATATTCGCCCAATACCAACGAGATCTGGCTGCACGTCGAGCATGCGGGTGGCTGGCAGCGGTTGGTGCTGCGTCTGCCCCGCGCCCAGATGCAGGCGCTCGTTCGCGCGCTGAAGGGGGTTGCCACGCCGGAGCAGGTCACCGCCTACCGCCGCCGCCGCCCGTACATCCACGCGGGTCCGCTGTTCGCTGCGCCCGCCGCGCAGGATATGCTCGGCGCGTGGGTGCTCGGCGCGCCGGGCAGCCTCTACCTGACGCCGTCGCATCTCGTCGTGCTGGACGGGACGGCGGTGCGGCGCACGATCGCGCTGGAGCGGGTGCAGAAGATCGCGGCGGTGCGGCGGCTGGATCAACCCGGCACGGCGGGATTGGTGCGCTTTGAGGCGGACGGCGAGCAGCTCGCGTTCGCGCTGGAGGACCACGACACGTTCGCGGAGGCGCTGGCCGAGGCCGCGCGGCGTACGCTCGAAGACCCGGTGCAGTGGCAGCGCAAAAAGAAAAAGCCGGACGCGCTCGACGCCCTGGACGACGAGGACGAGTAGAGGCCATTTAGATTTTTGAGCGAGATAAGGTTCGGCAAGAGAAACCTCACCCCACTCGCTTTCGCTCGTTTCCCCTCTCCAATCCGATTGGAGGGGGGTCCACTACAGTGCTCTTGACATAACACCGATTTGGCCGGTACCGGCACAAAAGTGCAGAAAGCTCTAGCCACGCTTTCTCCGCCCTGCCCGCCCACCGGCGGGCAAGCGTATTGCGCATTTCCTCCGCTAAACGCGTATATTCCCTAAAGGGAGTTGTACCTGGTAACGTGTGGAGGATCCCGAATGTACCGAAAACTCGTCTTGCTTCTGATCGTCGTGCTGTTGGTGCCGGGCGCGGCCAGCGCCCAGGGGCCGGAACCGGATCGCGGCAGTTTAGGCGATTCCTACTATCCGGCGTTGGGGAACAGCGGCTACGACGCGCTGCATTACACTATCGATCTCTCGACCGAGCTGCAAGGCAACGACCTCGCCGCGACGGTCACGATGGACGCCCAGGCGACCGAGGCGCTGGACCGGTTCAACCTGGACTTCCAGGGCTTCACCATCGAGTCGCTGCTGCTCGACGGCGAGCCGGTTGACTACGAGCGCGATGGTACGGAGCTGGTGATCGTGCCCGCCGAGCCACTGGCAGCGGGTGAAGACTTCACACTGACCACCACCTACGCGGGCACGGCGGAAACCATCACGTCCAGCGCGATTCCCGTCGCGCTCGGCTGGCAGAATTTTGGAGATGGCGTGCTGGTCGCCAGCGAGCCGTCCGGCGCGCAGGGCTGGTATCCGGTCAACAACCACCCGCTCGATAAGGCGACCTATACCTTCCGCATCACCGTACCCAATCCCTACGTGGTGGCGGCCAACGGCCTGTTGACAGAACAGATCGATAACGGCGACGACACGACGACTTACGTGTGGGAAACCGAGTATCCCGTGGCGAGCTACCTCGTGACGGTCGGCATCGACCAGTTTGCCGTTCAGGAGCAGGAAGGCCCCAACGGGCTGCCGATCCGCAACTACTTCCCGGTCGACATGGCCGAGCAAGGGGAGCAGGCGTTCGCGCGCACGCCGGACATGATCGCATTCTACGAGAGCATCTTCGGCCCGTATCCCTTCGAGGCGTACGGCGTTTACGTGGCCGACACTGGCCTGGACTTCGCGCTGGAGACACAGACGCTGACCCTGTTCGCGCGCAACTGGCTCACCAGCGGCGATGTGGACGAGGCGGCCTCGCATGAGCTGGCGCACCAGTGGTTCGGGAACAGCGTCAGCCTGGCGAAGTGGGAAGACATCTGGCTGAACGAGGGCTTTGCCACGTATGCGTCGTGGCTGTGGGCCGCGCATAACGCAGGAGAATCCGCCCTGGATAACATAGTGTCGAACGTTTATGACGCGATTCAGCAGTTCGAGACGGCGGCGGAACCGCAGGGAGTATTGAACTATCGGGTCACCAAGCAGGGGCTGCTCGATCTGTTGAACGACAAGCCCGCCGATTTCACCCTGCCTGCCGAGGATGTGATTGCGCTGGCCCGGCTGCTGCTGGTCGATCAGCCGTCGGATGAGGTGGAATCAATGATCGCGCAGATGCCCACCGGAGATATCACGCGCGACGAGCTGATCCAGTTCTTGACGCTGCTGAACTTCGACCGGGTGCCGCTTGGTCCCAATGAGGTCTGGGCCCTGGCGACGACCTTCGGCGTCGAGTCCTCCTACCCGCAGTACGTGGATTCGCCGCGTCTGGTGTGGGCCGCGCCTGGCGTGGCAGCGCCGGATGACCTGTTCAATGTGGGTGTGTACTATCGCGGCGCGCTGGTGCTGCATGCGCTGCGGCAAGAAGTGGGTGACGACGCGTTCTTCGAGATCTTGCGCAGCTACTATGACCAGTACCAGTACGGCAACGCCACCATCGAAGACTTCATCGCGGTAGCGAACGACGCCAGCGGCCAGGACGTGACCGACCTGCTCAATGCGTGG
This sequence is a window from Aggregatilinea lenta. Protein-coding genes within it:
- a CDS encoding DegV family protein — protein: MTAPLDFLSNPPAIVTDAACDLPPAWFEQYDIHVAPLKILFGEESFRSGVDITHAEFYERLARKDVHPTTTQPTVNDFVEIYTPLLERRVPVLSIHISEGLSGTVNVARLAAQQMPPGAVTVWDSGTLSSALGLHVMMAARAARAGQSVEAILPLLKLTHEQVDLLFTVGDLSYLHRGGRIGSVRYQIGQVLHIKPIITVSKEGDTAGTYVSKGRARSMSKAIDQFVEIVAGVVGEGNKLRAISLYGDDDTLATQLNAALAQRFDCVTLDKLPTAPVLGVHVGPEALGLGFAGGDWPF
- a CDS encoding NifU family protein, with product MSMELPVTPGAAPDAPVEDRLASLIENLSSYIEFYHGGSVKLIRFDGKVAQVEFGGACEGCPLSLNTLHGWIAGTIRQFFPDIVIEEAPVVSGG
- a CDS encoding DMT family transporter, translated to MKNWLFFGLLGVIWGSSFLLIKVAVDDLTPLPLVTIRIGLAALFMAAFLALTHRHWPQNRRERAALIFVGVMNTAVPFSLITWGEKDIDSGLATVLNATTPLFTLVIAHLALADERIIPQKLLGLLAGFGGVALLASRSAESISPNPVSGQVAVLVASASYAMSAVVIRRYLRGVEPITIAGGSLIVGALVMVVVTPLAVPLPDLDSIGTQTVLAVLTLALLNTVVAYFLFYHLIDVWGATRTTLVTYVMPPIGLTLGAIFLDETVDWKIVAGAALILAGIVAANWHKRTPAPPSPVAARSAGTD
- a CDS encoding M1 family metallopeptidase produces the protein MYRKLVLLLIVVLLVPGAASAQGPEPDRGSLGDSYYPALGNSGYDALHYTIDLSTELQGNDLAATVTMDAQATEALDRFNLDFQGFTIESLLLDGEPVDYERDGTELVIVPAEPLAAGEDFTLTTTYAGTAETITSSAIPVALGWQNFGDGVLVASEPSGAQGWYPVNNHPLDKATYTFRITVPNPYVVAANGLLTEQIDNGDDTTTYVWETEYPVASYLVTVGIDQFAVQEQEGPNGLPIRNYFPVDMAEQGEQAFARTPDMIAFYESIFGPYPFEAYGVYVADTGLDFALETQTLTLFARNWLTSGDVDEAASHELAHQWFGNSVSLAKWEDIWLNEGFATYASWLWAAHNAGESALDNIVSNVYDAIQQFETAAEPQGVLNYRVTKQGLLDLLNDKPADFTLPAEDVIALARLLLVDQPSDEVESMIAQMPTGDITRDELIQFLTLLNFDRVPLGPNEVWALATTFGVESSYPQYVDSPRLVWAAPGVAAPDDLFNVGVYYRGALVLHALRQEVGDDAFFEILRSYYDQYQYGNATIEDFIAVANDASGQDVTDLLNAWLYAPLVPELPGVTA